Proteins from a genomic interval of Niabella soli DSM 19437:
- a CDS encoding Uma2 family endonuclease, with protein sequence MSISLSSVFYNFFKEKPCSVFSAPFDVHLPDSKKRKNDAAVFTVVQPDICVVCDAGKIDDRGCIGAPDLVIEILLPGNPQKEMGIKFDLYEESGVKEYWLVEPQDRVILVYLLKDGKYSGLKPFTENDEINPSLFPDLKFKVSEVFK encoded by the coding sequence GTGTCTATTTCTCTCTCAAGCGTTTTTTATAATTTTTTCAAAGAGAAACCCTGTAGCGTTTTTTCCGCCCCTTTTGACGTACACCTGCCCGATTCAAAAAAACGAAAGAACGATGCGGCGGTTTTTACAGTAGTACAACCGGATATTTGCGTGGTTTGTGATGCCGGAAAAATTGATGACCGCGGTTGTATTGGAGCGCCTGACCTTGTAATAGAAATTCTTTTACCAGGCAATCCCCAAAAAGAAATGGGAATAAAATTTGACCTGTATGAAGAAAGCGGCGTAAAAGAATATTGGCTGGTGGAGCCGCAGGACAGGGTTATTCTTGTATACCTGTTAAAAGACGGCAAATACTCCGGGTTAAAACCGTTTACAGAAAACGATGAAATCAACCCCTCCCTGTTCCCGGATCTGAAATTTAAAGTGAGCGAAGTATTTAAGTAA
- a CDS encoding MutS-related protein: MHTTVYKEKAEQYSIKANQLQQKLGWLSFSRLVLFAGFIYLLYRSTQTGTAVAIVAAIAVFVVFIMIVKWYDRLQQQVSYYKALVKYNADETTFLETNRSTYSNGKEYEDPHHPYSYDLDFFGAGGLYAHLNRCSTSFGKKELADLLLNPETNTIARRQEAIRELAGLTDFRQQLYAKGSLQENREKDLKQLTDWIHSPKTGISKPLYFALLIMPLVTIGSLLYYMFVSDNNEVFRLIYLTFILNLAIAFSFGKKIAQQLSVSTSVNKILAAYRDQLRSIEEQQFQAPLLQQYQQQLKDNTQTASMRLHQLASLFEYLESIINLIVSILLNGLFLFHIHILYRLGNWKQKHAAQIPGWLEVIGKLEALGSLGNFSFNNPENCFPEISTGPDLQAMALGHPLIKKEKRVCNDIRFHEQQFIILTGSNMSGKSTFLRTVGMNLALAKSGSAVTASRLVFYPFDVFVSMRITDSLQESESFFYAELKRLQTIVQHLEQGNKTFVILDEILRGTNSNDKRNGTIGLIRKLAAFDTFGIIATHDVMVADLIKEYPSYIANKAFESEIVNDELLFDYKLKNGVCTKLSASYLMKKLGVIDQ, encoded by the coding sequence ATGCATACAACAGTTTATAAGGAAAAAGCAGAACAATATTCTATTAAAGCAAATCAATTGCAGCAAAAGCTGGGATGGCTCAGTTTTTCCCGGCTGGTGCTTTTTGCCGGTTTCATTTATTTGCTTTATCGCTCCACTCAAACCGGTACAGCCGTTGCTATCGTAGCAGCTATTGCTGTTTTTGTCGTCTTTATCATGATAGTGAAATGGTACGACCGGCTGCAACAACAAGTTAGTTATTACAAAGCGCTGGTTAAATATAACGCAGACGAGACCACCTTTCTTGAAACGAACCGGTCAACCTACTCAAATGGCAAAGAATACGAAGACCCGCACCATCCCTATTCTTATGACCTTGATTTTTTTGGAGCCGGCGGATTATATGCCCATCTGAACCGCTGCAGTACTTCATTTGGGAAAAAGGAACTGGCGGACCTATTGTTAAATCCGGAAACAAACACAATTGCCCGGCGACAGGAGGCGATTCGGGAACTGGCGGGGTTAACTGATTTTCGTCAGCAATTATATGCTAAAGGAAGCCTGCAGGAGAACCGGGAGAAAGATTTGAAACAACTCACGGACTGGATCCATTCCCCAAAAACCGGGATCAGCAAGCCCCTATATTTTGCACTTTTAATAATGCCCCTGGTCACTATTGGGAGCCTATTATATTATATGTTCGTGTCCGACAATAACGAAGTATTCAGACTCATTTACCTGACGTTTATCCTCAACCTGGCGATCGCCTTTTCATTTGGCAAAAAAATTGCACAGCAATTAAGCGTTTCCACATCCGTAAATAAGATATTAGCGGCCTACAGGGATCAACTGCGATCGATAGAAGAACAGCAATTCCAGGCGCCGCTCCTGCAGCAATACCAGCAACAGTTAAAAGACAATACGCAAACAGCATCCATGCGATTGCACCAGTTAGCATCGCTTTTTGAATACCTGGAATCGATCATTAATTTGATAGTAAGCATTTTATTGAACGGGCTCTTCCTTTTTCATATTCACATTTTATACCGCCTGGGCAACTGGAAGCAAAAACATGCAGCGCAGATCCCCGGATGGCTGGAAGTGATCGGAAAACTGGAAGCACTGGGCAGCCTGGGCAATTTTTCTTTTAACAACCCGGAGAACTGTTTCCCTGAGATCAGCACCGGTCCTGATCTTCAGGCTATGGCGCTGGGGCATCCGCTTATTAAAAAAGAAAAAAGAGTGTGCAACGACATCCGTTTTCATGAACAGCAATTCATCATTCTTACCGGCTCCAATATGAGTGGCAAAAGCACTTTCCTGCGTACCGTAGGCATGAACCTGGCGCTGGCCAAAAGCGGGTCAGCCGTAACCGCCTCCCGATTGGTGTTTTATCCTTTCGATGTATTTGTGAGTATGCGCATTACCGATTCGTTACAGGAAAGCGAGTCCTTTTTTTATGCAGAGCTAAAACGGTTACAAACAATAGTGCAACACCTGGAACAGGGAAACAAAACTTTTGTCATTTTGGATGAAATTTTACGGGGCACCAACAGCAATGACAAACGCAATGGAACTATCGGATTGATCCGCAAGCTGGCGGCCTTTGACACTTTTGGCATTATTGCAACGCATGATGTTATGGTGGCCGACCTGATAAAGGAATACCCTTCCTACATCGCCAATAAAGCCTTTGAATCAGAAATTGTGAATGATGAGTTGTTGTTCGACTATAAACTGAAAAATGGCGTATGTACCAAACTAAGCGCCTCTTATCTCATGAAAAAACTGGGTGTTATTGACCAATAG
- a CDS encoding DUF2975 domain-containing protein, which yields MKKQTGTMIKIKISYVLLLLFTLFYTLFFEGGIQHFKEGWNSVDCSTCEESRKIITGTSPDPGRSFWILKGCSYLLLFTYIGIGIAFLSKLYHFIKSASRNKIFESINIKRVTSMGWLAILIGIITYLINYLLVYTKGTPVPQPAAVIYKTEFPFWPFLLGLVLLTVGYTFKKGVELKEENDLTV from the coding sequence ATGAAAAAACAAACTGGCACCATGATAAAGATTAAAATCAGCTATGTGTTATTGCTACTCTTTACGTTGTTTTATACCCTGTTTTTTGAAGGGGGCATCCAGCATTTTAAGGAGGGATGGAACAGTGTTGATTGCAGCACTTGCGAAGAAAGCAGAAAGATCATTACCGGTACCAGTCCCGATCCGGGCCGTAGCTTCTGGATCTTGAAAGGATGCTCGTATCTTTTGCTTTTCACATATATAGGTATCGGCATCGCTTTTTTATCCAAATTATATCATTTTATAAAATCTGCAAGTCGAAATAAAATTTTCGAGTCAATCAATATTAAACGTGTCACGTCCATGGGATGGTTGGCCATATTGATTGGCATTATTACTTACCTGATTAATTATCTTCTCGTTTACACAAAAGGTACACCTGTACCTCAGCCCGCAGCCGTTATTTATAAAACAGAGTTCCCCTTTTGGCCCTTCCTGTTAGGTTTAGTGTTGCTTACCGTTGGCTATACTTTTAAAAAAGGGGTGGAATTAAAAGAAGAAAACGATTTAACTGTTTAA
- a CDS encoding DUF2975 domain-containing protein, whose product MKTKQVILLLNILVWIIFVALCVEAGSILISSLVWLVMPNSSYHLFKWKALSALFGYDKGHFAAIIIVVSIVTILKAYLFYLIIKLMSNKNLKFSQPFSAEVNRLISWGSVCALFIGLFSKYGFEYAQWLSAKGISMPDAAALKLDGAEVWILMGVILFAIAQVFKRGVELQQENDLTV is encoded by the coding sequence ATGAAAACAAAGCAAGTTATTTTACTTTTGAATATTCTCGTGTGGATCATATTTGTTGCGCTGTGCGTAGAAGCAGGCTCCATCCTGATAAGCAGTTTGGTATGGCTGGTCATGCCTAATAGTTCCTATCATTTATTTAAGTGGAAAGCGCTATCAGCACTGTTCGGATACGATAAAGGACATTTTGCTGCTATAATAATCGTAGTAAGTATTGTAACCATACTTAAAGCGTATCTTTTTTATCTTATTATTAAATTGATGAGCAACAAAAACCTTAAGTTCTCCCAGCCCTTTAGCGCAGAAGTCAACCGGTTGATTTCATGGGGATCCGTTTGTGCATTATTTATTGGTCTTTTTTCAAAATATGGATTCGAGTATGCCCAATGGCTGTCAGCAAAGGGCATCTCTATGCCGGATGCAGCAGCGCTGAAACTGGATGGCGCTGAAGTATGGATTCTAATGGGCGTTATACTTTTTGCAATTGCCCAGGTTTTCAAAAGGGGCGTTGAACTGCAACAGGAAAACGATTTAACTGTATAA
- a CDS encoding helix-turn-helix domain-containing protein, which yields MPIIINLDVMMARRKMSLNELSEKVSITLSNLSILKNGKAKAIRIETLESICRALDCQPGDILEYVKD from the coding sequence ATGCCGATTATTATAAACCTGGACGTGATGATGGCGCGGCGCAAAATGTCGCTGAATGAGCTCAGTGAAAAAGTAAGCATTACCCTGTCCAACCTTTCTATTCTGAAGAATGGAAAAGCAAAAGCCATTCGTATCGAAACCCTGGAATCTATTTGCCGGGCATTGGATTGCCAACCGGGGGATATTCTTGAATATGTAAAAGACTAG